CTCATAGCGGAACACCACAAGGTGGAATTATCTCCCCTATTCTTGCCAACGTATTTCTCCACGAGCTTGATGAATTTATGAAAAATAGAATCACCGAGTTCGGCAAAGGAGGACGGAGGAAACCCAATCCCATATACAGAAGAGCACTACAAAACCGGGCAAATCGTATTAAATGGATCAGGCAAGGTTTCGGCGCTTCAGGAATGCCTGCTGATGAGCAGAAAATCCAAAAATGGAAACATGAAGCGGATGAACTGGAGAAACAATTGCGTACACTATCCAGTGTTATTATGGATGATACTGAATTCAAAAGAATGCGCTATGTTCGATATGCTGATGATTTTCTGATTGGTGTGATAGGAAGTAAAGGCGAGGCAAAAAAGATAATGGAAGAGGTTGTCGATTTTGTTGAATCCGAACTTCATCTGGAAATATCAAAGGAAAAATCCGGCATTGTTGACCCGAAGAAAGGATTCACTTTTCTCGGTTACGAAATAAAAACACGCCGTGAAAGAAAACAGGTCAAATGTGTTGTAGGGCTTAATACAGATGGAAGTAAAACTCATGCGGTAAAACGTACGATAACGGAACACGTCCATCTGGGTGTACCGAGGGAAAGAATCCTTAAATTCTGCTCTCTACGTGGCTATGGGAATTACGATGGCGGATATGGTAATAGTGCGGCTCGGCCAGCAATGATGCATATGTCTGACTATGAAATCATTGGTCAGTACAACGCCGAAATGCGCGGCTATGCGAATTACTACAATCTTGCCCCCGTTCTCTATCTCAATAAGTTGCATTGGATATGGGAAAACAGTCTTTATAAGACGCTGGCAGGTAAACATCGGATATCTCGCACCAAAATCGCGCGGCGGTTAAGGCAAGCGGATGGCAGGTATGTTTATCGGGAAAATCGTAATGGAAAGGTATATGAGTTGGAGGTATTTAGACTCAA
This sequence is a window from Dickeya aquatica. Protein-coding genes within it:
- a CDS encoding reverse transcriptase domain-containing protein — encoded protein: MLSQRTLNALSGINKASIQGYKIKKLHKIMCSNKDLWAQAYANIYSNSGAMTRGINNNTMDGMSVDRIISLIHLIDSGSYIPKPCRRTHIPKDARKPNGKKRPLGIPTGDDKLIQEVMRMLLEEIYEPVFSDWSYGFRPERSCHSALKEIRNGWKGTKWVCDVDIKGYFDNIDHDLLLKFLSKRIADNKFLVLLKKFLKAGYLDNWRYFGTHSGTPQGGIISPILANVFLHELDEFMKNRITEFGKGGRRKPNPIYRRALQNRANRIKWIRQGFGASGMPADEQKIQKWKHEADELEKQLRTLSSVIMDDTEFKRMRYVRYADDFLIGVIGSKGEAKKIMEEVVDFVESELHLEISKEKSGIVDPKKGFTFLGYEIKTRRERKQVKCVVGLNTDGSKTHAVKRTITEHVHLGVPRERILKFCSLRGYGNYDGGYGNSAARPAMMHMSDYEIIGQYNAEMRGYANYYNLAPVLYLNKLHWIWENSLYKTLAGKHRISRTKIARRLRQADGRYVYRENRNGKVYELEVFRLKNRSAPKHSSPDILPNTHKYSGRTELLDRMAACQCEYCGTRTGPFEVHHVRKLKDIKSGTDNWKKRMIARNRKTLVICRSCHVNLHRGTLPDRRNFV